CGGACAGCGGCATGCTGTTGATCAGGCAGTCGTAGACGTCCGGGATGCCGGTGTGGTGCGGGACGTTGAGCCCAGTCGACGCGTTCCCCTGTGGGTCGAGGTCCACCACGAGCACCCGGTTGCCGTGCAGGGCGAGCGCCACCGCAAGGTTGACGGTGGTCGTGGTCTTGCCCACGCCGCCCTTCTGGTTAGCGACGCACATGACCCGGGTCCGGTCCGGTCGAGGCATGGTCACCTCGCCACTGGGATTCAGGATCTGCACGGCGCGCATCGCCTCCATAGCCAACGGTGGGTCATCCTCTTCGCGCGTCGGGGTTTCACGTGAAACGTACGTGGGGTCGGCCGCCACTGCGGCCAGCGAGTCGGCCGACGCGATCGGCACGTCGTCGACCACTGGCGTGGCGTCCCGGGCTCCCGCCGCGGTGGGCTGTTGCGGAACGGCCGGTTCGAAGCGGACCGCCGCGGCCGTGTTCCGCCGACCCGAGGTCGACCGCACCTCTGCGGAGTTGGCCGGACGGGCCGACCCGTCCGGTGCCCGACGAACAGCGGTCGGATCCGGGGTTTCCCGTCCGGCCGCCTGCCCAGCGGGGTCGTCGCGCAACACCAGCGGATCGCTGTCCGCCGGCCGAGGCGACGACCCGGGCGCGCCGGGCGACCAGCTTGGGTAGTCGGTTTCACGTGAAACAGAGTCGCTGGTTGACCCGGTCACGCGTGGATCGTCGTACCTGCCGTCGTCATGCACCTGTCATCCCTGCCCGCTTCGGATGGTCGGTCCGCGCCCCGGTCAACTTGGCCGCACCCGCGCTCGCACTCCGGAGCGTACGGCCCCTCGGGAGCGGTCGGAGACCTTCGACGCCGCCGCCCGCTCCACACTATCGACGCGCGATCAGCCTACGGCGGACGGGCGCGGCCGGTCCACGTCGGGTTCTCATCCCCTCGTCCATCCGTACCGGTACAACGAGGAAACCCACCGGCCGGACGCCCGATGGCGCGAAGCGTCAGCGGCGGCGGGGGCGTCCGGTCCGGGATCGCTTGTTGGTGGCCGGACGGGGACCGATCATCCGTTCACGGACGACCTCCACCACGGTGGTGGGTGGGTCGATCACCCCGACGCCGCAGAGGTGCAGGGCCGGTTCCCCACCGCCGAGCCGTGCCACGACGTCGGCGTGCTCCTCGATCTCCGTTGCGGCGGATGACCCCTTGAGCGCCAGCAGCCGCCCGCCGCGCACCGCCAGTGGCAGGCTCCACGCCGCCAGCCGGCCCAGTGGCGCGACGGCGCGGGAGGTCACCACGTCCCCGCTGATCGGCTCCCGGCCGCTCGATCCGGTGGCCGCCTCGTCGGCCCGCCCCCGGAACACCCGCACCGTCCGGGTCAGGCCGAGTCGCTCGACAACCTCGATCAGGAACGACGTCCGCCGGGCGAGCGGCTCAATCAGGGTGACCGTCAGGTCGGGGCGCGCGATGGCCAGGACCAGACCGGGTAGACCGGCACCGGAGCCGACGTCGAGCACGGTCGCGTCGGTCGGGATCCGCTCGGCGA
The nucleotide sequence above comes from Micromonospora sp. NBC_00389. Encoded proteins:
- the rsmG gene encoding 16S rRNA (guanine(527)-N(7))-methyltransferase RsmG encodes the protein MTHDDNTADAVTGPGGTPPGPSAVRPETPDTDTDTARDGAGGGTPSPADAALPPDLASAAVTLFGDRLDVAAAYAELLATDGVLRGLIGPREAPRIWDRHLLNCAAVAERIPTDATVLDVGSGAGLPGLVLAIARPDLTVTLIEPLARRTSFLIEVVERLGLTRTVRVFRGRADEAATGSSGREPISGDVVTSRAVAPLGRLAAWSLPLAVRGGRLLALKGSSAATEIEEHADVVARLGGGEPALHLCGVGVIDPPTTVVEVVRERMIGPRPATNKRSRTGRPRRR